The proteins below come from a single Eucalyptus grandis isolate ANBG69807.140 chromosome 3, ASM1654582v1, whole genome shotgun sequence genomic window:
- the LOC104437069 gene encoding EG45-like domain containing protein yields the protein MSQLQQLVHHSSILILVVLLLRKSSADVGTAGHYDPPYTPTACFGYDPLQFPSSFLFAAAGEGIWDNGAACGRQYWVRCISADRPKTCNPAQLVQVRIVDRALSAVSRSSSDRATIVLSKTAFEAIANPSASSVNVEFVQV from the exons ATGTCGCAATTGCAACAACTCGTCCATCACTCATCAATTCTCATTCTCGTTGTGCTATTGTTGCGTAAATCTAGTGCAGATGTCGGCACAGCCGGTCACTACGATCCTCCATACACAC CGACTGCTTGCTTTGGGTATGACCCGTTGCAGTTCCCTTCGAGCTTCCTGTTTGCAGCTGCTGGGGAAGGGATTTGGGACAACGGTGCAGCTTGCGGGAGGCAATATTGGGTCCGATGCATAAGTGCCGACCGGCCGAAGACCTGCAACCCGGCCCAATTGGTCCAGGTCAGGATCGTGGACCGGGCGCTCAGCGCAGTCTCCCGATCCTCATCGGACCGCGCCACCATCGTCCTGTCCAAGACCGCGTTTGAGGCCATCGCAAATCCATCTGCCTCGTCGGTCAACGTCGAATTCGTACA GGTCTGA